The genomic interval ATGTGGTGATGACTgcatttcaatattattatgattCGTTCAGCCAGCTTCAGAGAATTGGCCCACCGCTGGAAGGTTTTGCACTTTGTTACCTGTACCAACCGGATTTTGAGGAGTTTGCCACAATGACGTACCATTTTGAAGGTGGAGACTACTTTGTGGATTCAAAGTACGTAAACTACTATGCCGAGGAAGGATATTTCTGCGTAGCAATGACGGAAGGAAATGGGAATAGTGTATTGGGTGCATGGCATCAGCAAAATATGCGCATTACGTATGATGTCAACGGTGGTGCACTGCATTTTGCCTCCGAGATTTGTGAATGATGATTctaattgatataatatatattatgattgcCCAaagaggctagctagctagggggaagatcaaattaattaagagataACCCTTGATTCTCTTTGccccaattatatatatatatatatatatattgaataaatggattGGAATTTATATAGGTTATCATGTATTCTTCAAatgttcttatttttcattatgcGGCTATGTTTaattagatgttgagatgaattgaattgaattataaaaattagtattttgaAAGTCTTATTCacataaacttaatttttttaaattgaggtgaatttattttttttagattaaaatgtaCGGATAAGTTGAAATAagtttaatctttttataagaagttgaaaaaatagtaaatttcatcaataattaatttaagataagTTAGTTTGATTCAACAACTAAACACAACTTTAATTTCTTGGTTGGCAAGTCTAGAAATGGAAAACTTTTATCGGTAAACTTGCTTATTAAATATCATCCAACATGCAATTTATGTGAAAGtcttatatatgtaaattaacTATAATAAATACCACAATAAATATCTGTGCAccgataatttataaataatataagtaCTCAGTCGAGTTTTCATAAATAAGTCTTTTAACTTtaatgtaaatttatattcactctaaataaattctgaaagaattgattaaaaaaaatctgaaagagTTGTTCCCGTAGAGAGCATTGCTGTAATGGTATATTAGTCATTGctaaatctaaaattaaattaaaagttaaGGTTTTGGTTAAAGTTAAAGTCATccaatatattaatttacattAGACTATctatcttaaagttaaaataataatataatattatatattttaataataatattttttaatcatttttttatactttgcaaatatactctatatattaattaataatttaatttttacttaaaattattattttttaactattttttatatcaacctaattatcaaacataAATTACATAATATAGCATTgcttaacaaaaattattttctgaaaaatatgGATATAATATAGCCTTATTTAGtaatgaaagttttaaaaagaatttaatttaattataaaagtttattgattatttatgaataaaatataaatttaaaagataaatagtAACTCTTCAACTTTAAAAATTCCTTTAGTATTATTGTAattcaaaatctaaattaaaattttttaactaatccaatataaatttatacaaaacttaattatattttaaattttacttacATTTGACTAGCAAATGCCAATAATCTTAATGTAATGtctgatattttaaattatctacttccaaataaataatttaaattgagcTGTTAAGTCCAACCCGCATCCTTTATGAATCATTGTGATGCGACGTCTTATCAACTTTaatattcaattcaattttttttcccgaGAGTATTCAATTCATTCATTATCTCTTGAATCTATATCTATTCAATGaataggataaaaaaatatatcttttttaaaaggattaatattattcattattttaatttacattatcttcatattatcttataatataatattaaataattaaaaactatttattatatcttaCTACTCTTCAAATAACAGCTGATAAGTTACAacctatttttaagattttgtatgattttaagctctcatttatttttgtagaatagttgaattgagattaaaattaaaagttgaataaaatattattaaaatatatttttttaatattatttttattttaagatttacaaaaattataatgataaaataaaataaaaaaaattataaaaataaaagaaacctaaaacaatattaatcatctaataataaaataatgagacaGTTATATCAAAGGTATAAACTTTGATGCTTTTTGTTTATCCCCACGAACAAAACACGTGTTTCTTGACGTACGAACGAATGCAACATTATATTTATACTacgtttaaaataataaaattaaatattttaatcacttaTTAGGTATTTTGACACATGTTATCCTACATTTATGCAAAGAATTTGTACCAATTTAGAGCATTGATAATGGTCTAACTattgtcaagtctaaaatttgactagaatcttaatttttgactataatattaatttttaattagataaattCACATTAAACTAgtcattataaagttaaaataataatataatattatatatatatattttttacaaatacaatttatatatttttaaatcttcatactTTGTGATCGAGTTCTATTAGATCGTGGCAGGGCTTTCGGTCAAAACCAAAGCTTTTGAAAATCCTTTTAAAAGTCATAGTAAAGGTTTTGGCTTTCCCTTCTCCAACTCTCTAAAAGCTTATTGATCTCCttccaattatattttttttattatttgctgatcgtcttttgcattttttttttttgtgcgaGATATCCAGAAAACTTATTTGGAATCATTTATGCCATGATTTGCTCTGTGAAACAATCTGTCACGACGACGATCGATGGGTCCGATTTGTTTCTTCGGAAGAGATCTCCAGCACACCCGATTATGCGATGCTCGCTGTTTTTGCCAGTTCTTCGTAAACCACATGGATTCTCTTTATCTGTTTCGAAGCCTCTGCATTTATCTTCGGCTGAGAATCTGAGTTTGAAAGCTAGGAGGGATCCGATCAAATGCGAGGCTTACGATGCGGCAAACAGCTCGAAGCCGGTGGAGCCGAAGGCGGTGAATAAGGTGAAGATCGGAATTTATATAGCAACGTGGTGGGCTTCGAACGTGGTGTTCAATATCTACAACAAGAAGGTTTTGAGATGCTGGTGTTTTTACTTATGGACACAGGTGGTGGCCTGATTTGGACGCAGTGCGAACCATGCAAGAACTGTTACAAGCAAGCATATCCCATTTACAATTCACGTGCTTCCATTACTTACAGGAAACTCCCTTGCAACCACCCTCTCTGTCAAGGCGACAATGCCCACTACCAATGTGTCAATGGCGAATGCGTTTACGACCTCGGTTATCTTGGCGGGGCGTCAACCAAAGGCGTTGCATCCTTTGAAACATTCAAAGTTCCAGTCGACGAATCTAACGCCAAGTACATTTATAATGTAATCTTTGGCTGCTCGAACGATAACCAAGGCATGCAATTTGTCAAAAATGGTGTCATTTCTAGGGTCTTGGGATTGAGCCTGTCACCGGATTCACTAGTCTCTCAGACGCTCGATGAAGACTACCAACGATTCTCTTATTGCTTGATACCTTTTGATGAAACCATCATCATGACTCCTAGTCTTCTAAGATTTGGTGCTGACATTCCCTAACTGCCAGCAAACATTCAGACAACCCCATTTGTCAAACCACTGTCCGGGACAAATTATTACCTTTTGAATTTACAGGATGTATGTGTTGGCTTCCATCGACTAGGGTTTCCACCAGACACCTTCAAACCAAAGCAAGATGGCACAGGTGGTTGTATTATAGACTCAGGAGCTTTGATCTCTAGACTTGATCAGAATACCATTAATGGGCGCAATGCTTACAGGGAGGTGATGGGTGCATTTCAGAATCATTATGATTCTTTCAAGCTTCAGAGAATTGGAAAAGTGGCAGTGGGTCTTGAACTTTGTTACAAGTACACACAGGATTTCAAGGAGTTTGCCACAATGACGTACCACTTTGAAGGAGCAGACTATACTGTAGATTCAAAGTACGTGAATTTTTATAAGACTCAGACAGGGTATTTTTGCGTAGCACTGTTGCCAGGAAATGGAAAAAGTTTACTTGGAGTATGGCATCAACAAAATATGCGCATTATTTATGATGTCAATATTGGTGCACTCCAATATGCAATTGAGAATTGTGCTACTAATAatcttctaaattaattataataagatatatgaGTATcgtgattattattttttattttttgcaataaaaatagatttattttgttaataaataattattttaattataaataactgatcataaatgaacaaatttcttataatatccaaattagATTTTGCAGCCTTAAAATCGAAACGGGGCAAAGCACGTGAGTGTACTTAAATGAATTTCCTTTAAATTAGTTAAAGGAATTATCTAATACAATATCCTCCTCATAAATTATGTCCAACCTAGAAAGAAAGTAACTGCTAATTAGGAGCTTGATGCGGAGTGGACCCATTGAGCAACTTATTACAGAATTTGAGACAGCCTATCATTTCAATCTGCAATTAATGAGCTCAGTACTTTAACAGCTTTGCATATTCTATGGCAATTAAATATGAGATGGCATCCTCTCCATTGGCCATTCATTTAGCTATTTCACTTAAAAAGAGaagaattattaattattagctcaaaaatatgataagtaCATTAAATTTTGTGTAGAATGTGTATTCTTATTCCTGTGTTTCTGCAATTATTTTACTATCTTACCGTTGTTAATTGTGGATGTAAGTGGTATTTTcacaatagaaaaaagaaaccaTTAATGTCTAATTAAAGCACTATACATGGATATAATGACATACATGGAAAGATAGAATACAATACAGAGAAGATTTCCGTTGTTCTTATTCTCTTGCATGCTTAATTACCATTTATAGAGGGCTGGCTATAATTATAACATGCTTAATTTACATGACAAATAAGCTTCTGAGAAACGCTATAAGTATCTGCATCATCATGTATATGTGCCACTCAATTCTCCGAGCTAGCTATCGAGGTTGACGTACGGGTCAAACATTTTGATCTCTTAAGTCTTAACGtcgaagctagctagctagctcgctcTAAAATGGCCCAACTCCAATTTCTTGCTACTACTCTGTTTCTTTACTGTACCCTGATCATAACAATGTCCggtcaatttcatttcattcatgcAAAACCTAGGGGATTGAGCCTAAAGATCATCCCTAAGGACTGCCCAGAGTCTCCTTTATATGCTGGAAACCTGACGCTACTATCGTACCAGCCTGAGGAAATTCGTCTTCGATTGCTTCTCCAAGGCTTTTTCTTCTTGGTGCAGGTAGGCATTGGAACACCAGAGAAACAAGTGTTTTTATTCGTGGACACAGGTGGTGGCCTGATTTGGACGCAGTGCGAGCCATGCATCAACTGCTACCCGCAAGCATATCCCATTTATGATTCAACTGCTTCCATTTCTTACAGAAAGCTCCCCTGCAATCACCCACTCTGTCAAGGTGACAGTGCCCTCTACCAATGTCTCGATGGCGAATGCGTTTATAACTATGGCTATGGCAGCGGAGAGACCACCAAAGGCATTGCATCTTTGGAtacatttgagattttagttGGTGATCAAACTACTACTGAGTTCATTCCTGATGTAATCTTTGGTTGTTCTAAGGAGTCCAATTTTCCTCAATTTGCCAGAAATGGTGTCATTTCTGGGATCTTGGGATTGAACCTGTCGCCGGATTCTCTGGTGAATCAGCTGTTTGATGACGAGGATCGGCGTTTCTCTCATTGCTTTGTGCCTTTTCCTGATGCAATGACGTCTTCTAGTTTCCTAAAATTTGGCGATGACATTCCCCCGCCGCCGGCAAACATTCAAACAACCCCATTTGTGACACCACCGGGGAAGTATCACTACCATTTGAATTTACTGGATGTAAGTGTTGGTACTCATCGCATAGGATTCCATCCAGACACTTTCAAAATCAAGCCAGATGGCTCGGGTGGTTGTATTATAGACTCTGGAACTCTGATCACTCAAATAGATCAAAACGCTCTTGCGATCGATGCATTTTATGTGGTGATGACTGCGTTTCAGTATTATTATGATTCGTTCAGCCAGCTTCAAAGAGTTGACACGTCGCCGGAAGGTTTTACACTCTGTTACCTATACCAACCGGAATTCATGGAGTTTGCCACAATGACGTACCATTTTGAAGGTGGAGACTACTTTGTGGATCCAAAGTACGTAAACTATTACGCCCCGGGAGGATATTTCTGCGTAGCACTGAAGGAAGGAAATGGGAAAAGTATACTGGGAGCTTGGCATCAGCAAAATATGCGCATTACTTATGACGTCAACGGTGGTGCACTGCATTTTGCCTCCGAGATTTGTGGTAATGATGATTctaattgatataatatatattatgattgcCCAaagaggctagctagctagggggaagatcaaattaattaagagataACCCTTGATTCTCTTTGccccaattatatatatatatatatatatatatatattgaataaatggattGGAATTTATATATACAGGTAATCGTGTATTCTTCAGATGTTCTTGTTTTTCATTCCACGACTACGTTTAATcagatgttgagatgaatttaattgaattataaaaattaatatattgaaaGTCTTATTGATATGGACTTcacttttttaagttgagatgaattttgtttttaagattaaaatgtACGGGTAAGTTGACATAagtttaataatctttttataaaaaattgaaaaaatagtgaattttatcattaattaatttaagataagTTAATTTGATTCAACGACTAAACACAACTTTAATTTCTTGGTTGGCAAGTCTCGAAGTGGAAAACTTTTATCGGTAAACTTGCTTATTAATTCTCCAACATGCAATTTATGTGAAAGtcttatatatgtaaattaactataataaataccacaataaatattatgtctGTGCACcgataattaataaataatataagtaCTCAGtcgaattttcataaataagtcTTTTAACATTAATGTAGATTTATATTCACTCTAAATAAATTCTGAAagagttgattaaaaaaaatctgaaagagTTGTTCCCGTAGAGAGCATTGCTGTAATGGTATATTAGTCTTTgctaaatctaaaatttaattaaaagttaagGTTTTGGTTAAAGTTAAAGTCATcgaatatattaattcatattaGACTATtcatcttaaagttaaaataataatataatattatgtgttttaataatattatattaaattattttttatatcaacctaattatccaacataAATTACATAATATAGCTTTgcttacaaaaaattattttctgaaaaatgtGGACATAATATAGCCTTATTTAGtaatgaaagttttaaaaagaatttaatttaattataaaagtttgtttattatttatgaataaaatataagtttaaagGGTAAATAGTGACTCTTCAACtttaaaaatttctttagaATTACAGTAattcaaaatctaattaaaattttttaactagtccaatacaaatttataagtgacctcatttgttttcagaaaatatttcatctcatcttatctaatcattataatttttctaactttcaatataaaataaaataaataattcaatttttttaaattttaaaataaaaataatattaaaaaatatattttaacaatattttattaaattttttaattttaattttatcttatttcatctttaaaaataaacgagccattatattttgaattttacttaCATTTGACTAGCACTAGCGGTGGCTAatgtgcaaagcacgtttgccatgtctgcctaattggaaaaataaataaataataatttttaatattaaaatagtctaatgcatatgagtaaaattattatttattcatattcatcatttataatggaatttaaattatattaaaaatttaaattaattatatagcttttttctattaaaaatattcagtaaaacttcatcatttatttaatgatgaaaaaataatattttataaattaaagttgattttaagtgtatgatataatattattctgttcaaaatgttcagtaaaactttatcttttacttaatgatgaaaaattaatattttataaattaaagttatttttaagtgtatggtagaatatttatattttaattatttgttttatgttagtttaaatcaatatttaaacttctatcgttagattaaatctgaagattaaagatgaagtgttggaatttaaaacctaaaaactaacattttcccccacttttcctttctcactctctctccttccccacGCACGTTTttctaatttagttaattaaaaatattatcatatttaaattatattaaaactctaattatttatatgattttaatttcttaaaagtatttagtaaaattttatcatttatttaatgatggaaaattaatatttaataaattaaatttgatatttaGCAAAAccaccggccatccccctcTAACGAGCTCGGCTTCCATCtccgtgccgtttgctcccacgaaatctacctctctcttgcacgggttctccacacccacggcggagctccacctcctctggccaccgcatCACCACCAGGACCTCCTTTCGCTaccgaccacctctcgtagccgtcctcacgcccagccgagccaccatggatgctcaccttccctcacggACGCCCACTTCACCTTAGgtcacctccaccaccgtaatttatggtgattttttttattttatggtatttttgttatgattttatagtgattttgtagtgattttgttaatttgtggtatttttgtgaagattttatgatattttgtgattttgtcgtgtatttttgtaatgattttatggtgattttgtggtgattttgctgtggttttgcttcgaggatgcagagagggacgCAAAAATTtgctattttgtgattttgccgtgttattactatttacaattactgtttattattgttgatgtcactatttattaaatgataggCTTTTTAAGTATAAAGAGAAATGCCAATACTCTCAATGTAATGtctgatattttaaattatcttcttccaaataaataatttaatctgaCCCATTACTCAATGAGCTGTTAATTCCAACCCGCATCCTTTATGGATCATTGTGATGCGACGTCTTATCAACTTCaatattcaattcatttttttttttccgagaGTATTCAATTCATTCATTATCTCTTGAATCTACATCTATTCAAtgaacttaaaaattataatatatatatatatatatgcccttctggatagggaaaaaaatatatttttttaaaataaattaatagtattcatcattttaatttacattatcttcttattatcttataatataatattaaataattaaaaattatttattatattttacatataaatatataatttaatatcatatcatgtgataataaaaaactaataaataaaaaatgataaataaattttttcttttaaatgaacACTCGTACATGGATTAACTACCTAGCTAAATTTtaggaaaacaaaatttttttgccCCAAACCAATAGAATTTATAATCCTAGGAATGGATGAATTTTACATATGATATATCTAATAAAGCTGATAAGTTACAacctatttttaagattttgtagGATTTTAAGCtctcgtttatttttgtagaagagttgaattgagattaaaattaaaaattgaataaaatattattaaaatatatattttttattattttcattttcttttatataaaaatttaaaaaaattataaaaataaaataaaataaaatgagttgaaaaaaattataaaaatagaagagatctaaaacaatattaatcatctaataataaaataatgagacaTTTATATCAAAGGTATAAACTTTGATGCTTTTTGTTTATCCCCACGAACAAAACACGTGTTTCTTGACGTACGAACGAATGCAACATTATATTTATACTacgtttaaaataataaaattaaatattttaatcacttaTTAGGTATTTTGACACATTTTATCCTACATTTATGcaaagaatttagaaaaaaactcATGTTTGACCATACCGTCACGGTTtgcagggagagagagaagaagaaagatctCAAAGAAGACCAAACCAACACCATCTCGGACTTTGCTCAAAGGTAGATGGGCAGCATCCAATCCATTAATCCATGCTATGGTCTCTATAGTTAGCTCTGTTAGGTCcactgagatgagatgatataattgtaaataaaatattattattattttaatatttaaataaattaaattatttattatattttatataaaaatttaaaaaaattataatataaaatagattgacAGTATTTCTCGTATCATTagttttttaatctcatttcatctgatcattataatttttttaaatttaaatataaaataaaataaataattcaacttttttaaattttaaaataaaaataatattaaaaaatatattataataaaaaattattcaatttttaaattttaatcttaacttatctcatatcatctcacttaTCTACGAAAACAAGCGAGGCCATTCAAACGactctaattaaaataatatttacgttaatagaatttgtaaatatagcgttctcattttttaaaatatatatatataatttatataaaaaaattaattttttaataataaattctattttttttattaaaaaaaaattggataccCGCACAACCATATATCAACGTCCGACTGAAATCATAGCAACATAAGAAATCT from Juglans regia cultivar Chandler chromosome 2, Walnut 2.0, whole genome shotgun sequence carries:
- the LOC108983128 gene encoding aspartic proteinase nepenthesin-2-like, whose product is MSGQFHFIHAKPRGLSLKIIPKDCPESPLYAGNLTLLSYQPEEIRLRLLLQGFFFLVQVGIGTPEKQVFLFVDTGGGLIWTQCEPCINCYPQAYPIYDSTASISYRKLPCNHPLCQGDSALYQCLDGECVYNYGYGSGETTKGIASLDTFEILVGDQTTTEFIPDVIFGCSKESNFPQFARNGVISGILGLNLSPDSLVNQLFDDEDRRFSHCFVPFPDAMTSSSFLKFGDDIPPPPANIQTTPFVTPPGKYHYHLNLLDVSVGTHRIGFHPDTFKIKPDGSGGCIIDSGTLITQIDQNALAIDAFYVVMTAFQYYYDSFSQLQRVDTSPEGFTLCYLYQPEFMEFATMTYHFEGGDYFVDPKYVNYYAPGGYFCVALKEGNGKSILGAWHQQNMRITYDVNGGALHFASEICGNDDSN